The following is a genomic window from Pseudophryne corroboree isolate aPseCor3 chromosome 3, aPseCor3.hap2, whole genome shotgun sequence.
GTTGCCGGGAGTGGAATTTTCCAGCTAGTTATCCACAGCAGAAGGACAGATGTCAGTGTGTGGGGATAGGGGGGGTTATATAGGAGGGGGTGATTCTGGTTGGCTACACTGCTGCTGGAGCTGTGTGGTGTGGGAGCTGCACAATTTGAAAAGGTGAAAGTGGAAAGGATTGGAAGAGAGTGGCAGAAGGGGTTGTCCGGTTAATATACAGATAGGTCCCGCCTCtagctgtgtgtgtgctgctgctgcagtctgtggctttgtgtgtgtgtgtgatgctgtcAGACTGGCAGACACTTGTAAACCACAGAGGTAAGGGATGAACAGTGTTAATATTTCCCTTTCAATTGCACTTCTCACCAGGGGCTGTTTCTCAAGCGACAGATCTGTTGGATGCTGCAGGCTGGAGTGCTGAAGAGGAGGCAGAGTGTTGTGTGATGTAAAGATCACTTGTCCGCACAGCAAAGCAGTGAGTGAACACCAGCGAAAGAACCCATGCCTGTCGGCACGTTGCAGTCTGCTGGGATGGGTGCTCCTCTCACTTCGGTGATGCCCTTCCGCATCCTGAACAAAGGCCCTGAATACTTTCGGCGTCAGGTTGAGAGTGGGGCTCGGAAGCCCAGTGCAGTAGAGAGACTGGAGGCTGATAAAGCCAAGTACGTCAAAAGCAAACAAGTAGCCACTACCAAACAAGAACCGGTCAGGCCAACATTGTCCAGGCAGCCACTTTTCTCTCCAGGTGTTCGAAGAGTCCTACTTACACCTAACCGGAGGGGGTCCCCCGCTGCACATAGGGGAGAAAATCGAGGTCCCAAAAGCTCTCTGAATCTGGAGATACTTAATAACTTGATCAATATTTGTGACAGCCCTTTGACATCTCCTCGTGCAGACATGGTGCCATGGCAGGAAACGGAGAAACCACAGAATTCATCCACCAGAAGCACTCCTATCAGTCACCGAACTTCCAGCACAATGGCTATACGGAGAGTGGACGTTCGGCCTGGTGATGCATTGCACCCTCTCCAGTGTCCAAATATTATTGTCACCCCAGTGGTTGAGTCTCCTGCAAAACCGTGTCTTTCCACTGAAAATTTACTTTGCTCCCCGACAGGAACCCCAAGTGACCCAGGGAAGAGGCAGACCCTTCTGCATCGTTCCAAGTCTGACTTGAGCGACCGTTATTCTCGTGCCAGCGCTGACCTTGAACGTTTCTTCAACTATTGTGGGCTGGACCCTGGAGAGGTTTCAAACattggagcagagcattttgtccgtgCAAGTTCGGATATTGTATCTGTCAAGTTTCACAGTGTTAGTGCAGAAAGCTCAGAGTATGCCCAGTCTCAGGTCAGTGCGGCCACTGCTGAAGAGACGGCGGTGGCGGCAGCCACGCGAATTCCTTACGGGATTTCAATCATTGAGCGAAATGCTAGAGTCATAAAATGGCTGTATGGACAACGCCAAGCAAGAGAGGTCCAAAAGATGGCCATGTAGTAGATTGTGTACATTTTCTGGACATAACATTTGTCAGACTGGAGAGTTCTGTGCTCTGTTACAGTACATGGTACGACCACCCCATTTGGGAGTATTGAAGAATTTCATAGTGTTAGTAATCCCTCCCTCCTTTTCCCTCCTCCTGCTTGTATTGGGACACTGAGAAGTAGCATGAGGTGCTGATCATGAAGCTAGATCTGTATTTATTGTATTATCCATCTAAATCGTGAGCAGCTAACGTGGTTCTCCTGCCTTTGTATGTGAACTACAAAACACAACATACCAAGCTGGCATGGCATGCTGTGACTTGCAGTTCTCCAGCAGCTGGAAAGACACAGGTTGTTTATTGCTAGATGTATATCATTTGTAGTGTGCATATTCTAGCTTTGCTCTAAAAGCACAAATACACCCTCCGTTCCCTGCAGCTCTTTTATGTGTGATAAATAGAGCTAGTTATGCCTTAATGCCATTCCTGCTCCACTGATTTACTTGAATCTACCCTTTATCAGTTATGAGCAATTATCAGTTGTTGTTGTTATATTATAACTGAGCCTCAAAGTTCAGTGTTACATAAATGGTAGAACCTGTTTTAGCAAATTGCAATAAATTGTTCTTCCCTTTTTTAGCCTCTGTCATTGTCACAAATTTGTGTGATGTGTGTTAATGTTGTGTAGGAAATGACACTGTCTCATATTAGGGCATATTTATTTTTGTCCTTAATGACCATTTTATGCTTTAATGTTCAGACTAAACTTCCTGTTTGGATGATATGCCAGCTCTACCAAGAATAACCTTTTATTTAATAATATTGTTGGCTATGGGACAAATGGACTTTCTGTTCGCAGAGTGGAGTAAATGTTACTTTGTTTTATGGCCATTATATAAGGAAGCCAAGAAAGAGGAGTTAGGACCCAGCAATGAGTTAAACAATTTGGGCAGTTGCCACTATTTGCTTAGGCTGTGGAAAGTTAGTTCTGTTTGATATTCATGTCTTTTTGTAAGAATGTCTGACAGGAGCACAAAATCTGACTTTCACGTAGAGTAGTGAGTCTATTAGCATTGATGTTAACCCCCAGGTTACCCTGCTGCTAAGAGGGGGCAGAgtggacacattcttaatggtcaTCTTGTACAGAACACGTCATGTGCAAAGTTATCTTGTTGCACTATAGTCTCCACTATGACACacttactaaccttgattatagcatACTTCTGAATTTTAAATACATAAtggggatagatttactaaagcttctaaacagaCATGATGATGTTGCtcctagcaaccaatcaaattcaagtATCATTTCTCTAATGCATTCTAGAAAATTTTAGCCACCTTTTTGTTCTACTTTACTATGACCTTGTAAATACGAAATCAAGAATTGTATCTACGATGGCAAAACAGTGGTATTTTATTCTAaggttttatttttatctttactgAAAAACCAAGTCACTTAAATTCTTggattatggggcagatttattaagcctagtgAAGTGATAAAGGTGGAAGGcgataatacaccagccaatcagctcttaactgtcatttttcaaacccagcctgtaacatggaagttaggagctgattggctggtgcgttatcatcttccactttatcacttctccaggcttaataaatctgcccctatatctgCAATTTAAAGACAGTGGCAACTATACTGATGACATCACTATGACGTTTCCAGGCTTCTATAGATGATCCTGAAAGTACAGTACTTTCACATTGGATCTTTGATAGACGTTTGTATGCCTGGGAGTATAATTAAAAGGCTCCTCGCCATGCTACTGGAATCCAGTGGCTGCTAAGATCTGTTGGCCAAGTCTATTTATAATATTCAACAGACAGGAAGTTGTTAATGAGATGGTAAAAACTGATTAAATGCCTTATAAACTACAGCACCCAATCGGGTTCTAAATGATAATTCTCTGGTAAAAGTTACAAAAATAAAGCCAACATGTGTACACCTAGCCCCATATTATTAAATAACCCTTATTGTGTTGCCTTTTAGGTACTGTGGATAGAGTGGGTAACCGCCATGCATGAAGGAAGTATTGCTCTGCAGGATGTGTAGGGAGTGTGTGCTGAAGGTTGCATGTTTTGAATGTGAAGGTGTTGTGTGCAGGACACTGTTCAACTGTTTGCTGTGCATTACTGCACTGTAAGTAAATAAGCCCCACATCGAATTACAGAGCATATTTTATGGATAATGTCTGTGTAAGACCAAAATAATATTTGGATTTCCAAAGGAACTACTATGAATGCGACACAGAACCCTAGTCCCAGGCTTCACAGCACTGACCCTTGCTGCAGGTAACTTAAAATGTGTCATTTCATTTAAATGAAACTTGTATATGGTGTGAGTAAAAATGTCCAGCACGGACATACTGCACATCTGTGGTTTCCTGAGTTGATGAGTTGTATATGTGTTGAAGCTGTTTGGAGAATACTGTGATTGGTGCTGAGCTGAGTGCGGTTAATACTGGTTGCTGTGTAAGGACAGTGTTTGTGCTCAGGACAATGTGTCTCTCATTAGCAGGCCCTGTGGGTTGCAGGATTCCCAATGAGCTTTTTGTCTTTATTTGCTGCTTCCAAACTATTTTATTGTTTAGGAAAAAGGCTTTTTATCTTGATAGTAATGAAAGAACCAGTTAAGGTCTGATTTCACCCACCCCTCATCCCCTCCTCAGTCtcttatttatgtatttttctGTTGTGTGCAGTCACGACTGAGCAATGTTTCCCAAACTCTGTTACCAAAGCCCTCTTACAGTTcatattttaaggatatccatgtatgAGCATACATGGTTACATCAAAATGTCAAAAGTACTAGGTAAGGCACCTGTGcagtggcggaagtaccggagacaatggagtcggttATCGCCGGGCTCCAGGTCTCCATTGCTCCAGTATCTGAGCCGCCAGTTGACGATTACATCTGGTACAGCCGGGGAGAGAGGGAAGAGTCATGAGGAGTCTGGGTACAGCAGAGCCGCCATCGGGGGGGCCTGTCCTGGGAAGGAAGCAGCAGGAGCTTAACCCGCCTATTTTTGAGCTGGGTAATGAGATGGTGGGCTTGTGCCAGGACCAAGCGCCATGTCTTGTTTGGGCACATGAGCCCAGGAGAACCTACTGTGGTAAGCTTGGACCCGTGCCACTGCCTGTACAGTGCACATTACACTGATTGGGGagagctttgtgtgtgtgtgtgtgtgtgtgtgtggggaattcGTGTGTTTTTCATAAGTGGGGAGCTatagtaaggggggtacacatggggagatTGGTGCTGAGCGatatatcacagaccgctcagcacacatatctccccctactcagcgcgatgtgtgctgagcggagggggcgctcacttcacacagaggtgaagtgagcgacctgactagattggcctgtatggcacaatctagagtcagcgatagtgacgcgcagggctgcgcatcgctatcactatggggcatacacacggagctatGTATacgtcatttctaagcaatctagtcgctccgtgtgtacccctctttatGGAGAGAGCTGTGTGCAGGGGGGGCCTCTGTGTGAGGAGGAGAGAGCTTTATTATGAAGGGGGGATCTGGGTGAGGGCTAgagctatatttatatatacattagtATTGGACCCGAGGCAGCCAGGGTACTGTGAGGTCTTAATTCAGCTCCCCCCAAAGGGCACCGCCAGGGCTGCCCACCACATGGCACCTCTACTCTGCACtagactactgggggggggggggggggcaaactctATCATTCTTCTGGGTGAGTAGGATAAACTTAAGCCACTGCACCTGCAGCATTGTTACTGTTAAATCCAGGGCTGTGgactttggggtcgattcaattcggcaacttatgaatagcgcccggaattagctcccgacactattcaattcaactgctagttacccgcaattgtcgcaaattcttctctcatccccgggggatgagagaagaaacccgacaaaagtgctgcctcgcggccggcgcgaggctgattctgtcgggaatcagcctcgcgccggggagttaaatcggagaatgcccgttctcctgacaatttaacctgtttagtcggcgagaacgggccatcgccgacttaactggagctgaattgaatagcatctggagctaattcccggcgctattcataagttgccgaattgaatcgacccctttgagAACTGAATTTCAGAAACTATAGTTTTGGTTCTTGGAGCATCTCAGgatcacaggtgaaataattagaATAATGTAGATCCAGTCACTGGTTGGTACACCTGTGCTCTTGATGGATCATGGACTTGTCATAGGGGAGGTCCCTGCAACTGTGGGTTTTTCTAAACAAGGACATGCATACTCGTACACTTTGTATCAGCGATCAAATTTGCACCTTATGATGCGTTGTTCTTTAGGCTTATGCACACAGgcattttttttttcagtgttCCAAGAGGTATTTTTGACTATAGGCAGTTGTTAAAAGGAGAGAAATGCAACTGGAGTTTTTGTAAATCTGCACATTGGGTTTTCTGTGCACCAATAAAGACTCATATCTTTGTCTGGGTCTATACATTTGAGTTATAAGcaaatgtagtagtagtagtagtcctcctccgcaggagacatgggcacactataagactttgaatgggtgtgaactggctcctccccctatgtccctcctccacactccagttagattctgtgcccagcgagactggatgcacactgaggagctctcctgagtttctcagaaaaagactttctttaggttttttattttcagggagacctgctggctacaggctccctgcatcgtgggagtgaggggagagaagcagacctacttcttaagagttcaagggctctgcttctaaggctactggacaccattagctccagagggttcgatcactacggtacgcctagctgcttgttcccggagccgcgccgtcacccccgtcacagagccagaagattgaagccaggtgagtatgagaagatcagaagacttcagtgacggcagaagacggcttgaggtaccgcgcagcagtcgCGCTAAaaagcgcgccatgctcccacactgatcacggcactgcagggcgcaggggaggcgccctgggcagcatggggggccgCAAATACCACTGGCATAAagtataacagtgcccaggcacttgttaagggaccgccgccagtataaagaattttgagtgggactgaagcgtgccatgtcGGGGGCCgggcttagccgcatagctctcaccagcgccatttttctcttcacagacggctgcagagacgctggccctgatcctccatactgctgtgcaagtaacagggtgcaaaacaggggggggcggGCACTAGTAATTGGTGAATTATATTATTtaataaaagcgctagcaggtgtcTGGGCAGTATTGTTActgacttcagaaccgggataggctcggggtgtgagctggctgaactctctctgtctttctaacaggctctgctgtgggtctgtcccctatagctcagtgtgtgggtggc
Proteins encoded in this region:
- the FAM110A gene encoding protein FAM110A gives rise to the protein MPVGTLQSAGMGAPLTSVMPFRILNKGPEYFRRQVESGARKPSAVERLEADKAKYVKSKQVATTKQEPVRPTLSRQPLFSPGVRRVLLTPNRRGSPAAHRGENRGPKSSLNLEILNNLINICDSPLTSPRADMVPWQETEKPQNSSTRSTPISHRTSSTMAIRRVDVRPGDALHPLQCPNIIVTPVVESPAKPCLSTENLLCSPTGTPSDPGKRQTLLHRSKSDLSDRYSRASADLERFFNYCGLDPGEVSNIGAEHFVRASSDIVSVKFHSVSAESSEYAQSQVSAATAEETAVAAATRIPYGISIIERNARVIKWLYGQRQAREVQKMAM